The Brachyhypopomus gauderio isolate BG-103 chromosome 2, BGAUD_0.2, whole genome shotgun sequence genome contains a region encoding:
- the cdk5r1a gene encoding cyclin-dependent kinase 5 activator 1a, producing the protein MGTVLSVSPSYRKAALFDDIPPVGHYAAVQNSKNAKDKNAKRQSLISVLPWKRIVAVSAKRKGSKKLASGESHEEDSVDTLNSQNLKKSQSCANLATFTQETVVSSIPTSKTTTNVISTTKRTSITGSMGQATSTGTPKRVIVQASTSELLRSLGEFLCRRCYRLKRLSPADPVLWLRSVDRSLLLQGWQDQGFITPANVVFLYMLCRDVISAEVSSERELQAVLLTCLYLSYSYMGNEISYPLKPFLVEAEKEAFWDRCLEIINRMSAKMLQLNSDPHYFTQVFADLKNESQKEEESPLLIGLDR; encoded by the coding sequence ATGGGTACAGTGCTGTCAGTCTCCCCCAGCTACCGTAAGGCTGCTCTCTTTGATGACATCCCCCCTGTGGGTCATTATGCAGCTGTCCAGAACAGTAAGAATGCCAAAGACAAAAATGCAAAGCGCCAATCACTCATCAGCGTCCTGCCGTGGAAGCGCATCGTGGCTGTGTCGGCCAAGAGGAAAGGTTCGAAGAAGCTTGCCTCAGGAGAGAGCCACGAGGAAGATAGTGTGGACACCCTCAATAGCCAGAACTTAAAGAAATCACAGTCCTGTGCCAACCTCGCCACCTTCACCCAAGAAACAGTTGTAAGCTCCATACCCACATCCAAGACTACTACCAATGTGATCTCAACTACCAAGAGGACCTCCATTACAGGATCAATGGGGCAAGCTACCAGCACCGGTACGCCCAAGAGGGTAATTGTGCAGGCATCTACCAGTGAGCTTCTCAGAAGCCTGGGTGAGTTCTTGTGCAGGCGCTGCTACCGGCTAAAACGCCTCTCTCCAGCTGACCCGGTTCTGTGGCTGCGCAGTGTGGACCGCTCCCTCCTTCTGCAAGGTTGGCAGGACCAAGGCTTCATCACCCCAGCTAACGTAGTCTTCCTCTACATGTTGTGTCGTGACGTCATCTCGGCTGAGGTGTCTAGCGAGCGGGAGCTCCAGGCTGTCCTGCTCACCTGCCTCTACCTGTCCTACTCTTACATGGGGAACGAGATCTCATACCCACTCAAGCCCTTTCTGGTGGAGGCAGAGAAGGAGGCCTTCTGGGACCGCTGCCTGGAGATCATCAATCGCATGAGCGCCAAGATGCTGCAGCTGAACTCAGACCCGCACTATTTCACACAAGTCTTTGCCGACCTAAAAAATGAGAGtcagaaggaggaggagagtccgCTGCTAATTGGACTGGATCGGTAA